The Arabidopsis thaliana chromosome 5, partial sequence genomic interval CAATTGCACGTGGTTGGAGACGGTATTAGAGTGATCGCAGCGCATGCAGGAAAGAGCGCAGAAGAAAAGAGTGGATACTCTTTCGTGCACTGCAAGGTGACTGGAACTGGAGGAGGAATCTATTTGGGAAGAGCATGGATGAGCCACCCTAAGGTTGTCTATGCCTACACCGAGATGACCAGCGTTGTCAACCCCACCGGATGGCAAGAAAACAAGACTCCCGCACATGACAAGTAAGTACACTTTTCACACTACATAGAAAATGTTGTGAATATCACACAATCGGTCCATCTCCCTTATGATCTTTCTATCAAAAATGACAGGACCGTGTTCTACGGAGAGTACAAGTGTTCAGGACCAGGGTCACACAAAGCCAAGAGAGTGCCATTCACACAAGACATCGACGACAAAGAAGCTAACTGTTTCCTATCCCTCGGCTACATCCAAGGATCCAAGTGGCTTCTCCCACCACCCGctttgtaaattctttaatATCAAcctattaaaattaaaattaaaacgtaaaactaaaattaaaacttcTACTTACATCCTTTTTTCACCGAAATATGTTTATCGgtgtatattatttttgtcgatattttctttcaatttccaGAAATCCTCTCTTCTTTAAATATCATGGAGGAGTTGAGATTTatgtaattttggtttcattataataaaatgttgtTTCCGTTCATAACTCTTGTATATTTGTTTAAGTAGCCCCTTTTCTtatgtttgatatattttatctCGAGaacttaattgtttttcttatgctTGATATATTTACAAGACAATGCAATgaaattatcaattttaatttgtatatcaCGGAGATGGTGATTATCACATTATTATCCTTTTAAGGTCATCGGGGGTAAATTGTGTAGCAAACACACATTCTAATCATaagattgaatataaaattagggaatttaatgaaaaaaaccctCAACTTTGGCCAGatccatttttaaaccctaaactatgtttttagtaaaacaaaccctgaactaaaacctgttaataaacttaaccccacagtaattaaatattaatggaatattaatttccaaaaaaaaaaacaacgagACATTTGTATTTAGCGCAAAAACCACATGATGTtctttaaaactgttttgaatttattacaaaaaaacgttctaaatgattttgaattgcttaattagtttggattttagaaGCTGGAAGAAAGACACAACAACTTAAAATAATCCAAAGAGTCATGCTTAAATAAATCCAACCAACATAACTATCGAAACAGTTGCAACACAACAATatttgtcacaaaaaaaaacaatcgttTCAGAGGGACAAGATATTGTAAAGTAAAGACTTGTCAAGCATTAActttgaagagaagattgtATTGGCTGAGTGATAGGGTTCTCTTCATccattgttttctgtttttttcttggtcgTCCTTGAAGTTTCTTGGGTGGTTTTGGCACTGCTTTACGCTTGCATGAACGTTTGTTGTGTCCGACTTGTTGACAGTTGCTGCAAGTCTAAATatgcaaatattaaattaaataatttgaaaaggaAGATCTTGTGAAACATAATTCATTGTTCTCTATTTTATCATTTGAACTTTTTCACGTGTATAAGGAACTTTTTGAGGTGGACGATCTTCAGTTGGATCACGGATTTTGTCATTGTTCTTTGATcgatttttggaaattaatatcccattaatatttaattactgtggggttaagtttattaacaggttttagttcagggtttgttttactaaaaacatagttcagggtttaaaaatggatCTGGCCAAAGTTGAaggtttttttcattaaattcccATAAAATTATTGTGCCTTactttaattaatatgaatCTTTAAATAGTTTATGTTCATAGAGTGTAATTGTTGATACATATACCATCTTTTACGTGACGACTATACAATGAGATAGCAGTGTAAGAAAGAGACATACAGAGTTGGCAGTACAAAAACATATAAGCTGACGCTACATTGCTACAAAAATTTTATAGTTGtattttacaattaatatatacaaaaatactTAATTACATATTGCCATCTGTAAccaccaaaaaatattattgtctAGTATAATCAAGACCAGTACAATCTAATCAGacatgagaaagaagaaaaaataatggaCATGCACGCATATATGATTGACTAATTGGTAATGTTCCACTCTTTATGTGAATCTACGAAGCATCTAAACGCAAAAACAAACTTGTACTTTTCCATGAGCCTACTAAGGAAAGCTCGAGGTTTTCTATACAATGCAGTTTCGGCAATTATGTAATTccttttatatgaaaatatttggattaatatatatgattcttatTTGAGTCTCTGATCTctgattaattattaatgaatGATAACCGTCAATTATGTGGATAGAATATCGAATAATAAGCTACTTGATTTCCAAATTCATCACAATTCACACACCAAGTCCATAAGAAATGACTGCTTCGAGGGATATAAACCACAAATGagaatgcaaaagaaaaaaataccacACACGAGAATAGTAAAAAGAGATCTATCCGGTCATGCATCGACGATCCCGACCACTGCAAGTATATAAAATGTCCCTTCAaggcttcttcatctcttccatttttattcccaaattaataaatatctttttttcttttattttcttttactttaaaaaaaaacttaaaaattaataaattaataaagatGGGTTACATATCTCTAGCCCTAGTTGCATTACTTGTATTTTTTGCCTCGCCGGTGGTTCTCGCCGACGATATAACCCCAATTCCGGCAGACAGAGCCCAAATCCCACAATGGTTCATGGCCAACGTTAAACCCTTTTCCCAGAGACGGGGCACGCTAGACCCCGAACTTGAAGCTGCAGAAGCATCGCGACGTGTCATCATCGTAAGTAAATCACAATTTTATCATACCTATAAGATTGATTAATGTATTGAATCcagttttcgtttttgagaCAAAGAAACCTGATAAAAATTGCacaaattaaaatactttAAACCGTTGTACTTAAATTTCAGTATAGTTGTATTTGCtgggataaaaaaaaaaaagtaaaaccatAATCAATTTATTCTCTTAGGATTGATTCTTGTATCGTTTTCTTTGGTAcggttttattgttttaactCCGTTCATATTACTTTATCCGAATTGGACACCAAGCAATGCATACTATTAATTCCAATGCAGGTGAATCAAAATGGAGGCGGCGATTTTAAGACAATAAACGCGGCAATCAAGAGCATTCCATTAGCAAACAAGAACCGTGTGATCATAAAGTTGGCTCCTGGTATATACCATGAGAAAGTTACCGTCGACGTAGGCCGACCATACGTTACATTGCTTGGCAAACCTGGTGCGGAAACCAACTTGACTTATGCCGGAACAGCCGCTAAATACGGCACCGTGGAGAGTGCCACGCTTATCGTCTGGGCCACAAATTTTTTGGCAGCCAACCTAAACATTATAGTAtgtatacaaatttaaatCTCAGTTACTAGTATACATACTATGTTACGGATTAGTTGGACctaattaaattttctatCTCCTATAGAACACTTCTCCAATGCCAAAGCCTGGTACACAAGGACAAGCTCTAGCTATGAGAATCAACGGCGATAAGGCTGCTTTCTACAACTGCA includes:
- a CDS encoding Pectin lyase-like superfamily protein (Pectin lyase-like superfamily protein; FUNCTIONS IN: pectinesterase activity; INVOLVED IN: cell wall modification; LOCATED IN: endomembrane system, cell wall, plant-type cell wall; EXPRESSED IN: 10 plant structures; EXPRESSED DURING: L mature pollen stage, M germinated pollen stage, 4 anthesis, C globular stage, petal differentiation and expansion stage; CONTAINS InterPro DOMAIN/s: Pectin lyase fold/virulence factor (InterPro:IPR011050), Pectinesterase, catalytic (InterPro:IPR000070), Pectin lyase fold (InterPro:IPR012334); BEST Arabidopsis thaliana protein match is: Pectin lyase-like superfamily protein (TAIR:AT5G07430.1); Has 1807 Blast hits to 1807 proteins in 277 species: Archae - 0; Bacteria - 0; Metazoa - 736; Fungi - 347; Plants - 385; Viruses - 0; Other Eukaryotes - 339 (source: NCBI BLink).); the encoded protein is MGYISLALVALLVFFASPVVLADDITPIPADRAQIPQWFMANVKPFSQRRGTLDPELEAAEASRRVIIVNQNGGGDFKTINAAIKSIPLANKNRVIIKLAPGIYHEKVTVDVGRPYVTLLGKPGAETNLTYAGTAAKYGTVESATLIVWATNFLAANLNIINTSPMPKPGTQGQALAMRINGDKAAFYNCRFYGFQDTLCDDRGNHFFKNCYIEGTYDFIFGRGASLYLTTQLHAVGDGLRVIAAHNRQSTTEQNGYSFVHCKVTGVGTGIYLGRAWMSHPKVVYSYTEMSSVVNPSGWQENRVRAHDKTVFYGEYMCTGPGSHKAKRVAHTQDIDNKEASQFLTLGYIKGSKWLLPPPAY